The genome window CGCGCAAGGCGCACGCACGCACACCTTGATTTTGCGCCAAAATAGGCGATTCATTGACAAGGAGATGCCATGACCTACCACGCCGCCGAGAACCGCTACGACAGCATGCCATACCGCACATGCGGGCGCAGCGGGTTGAAACTGCCGCTGCTGTCGCTGGGCCTCTGGCACAACTTTGGCGACAGCAACAATCTGGCGTCGCAGCGCGACATGCTGCGCACCGCGTTTGACCTGGGCATCACGCATTTCGACCTGGCGAATAACTACGGCCCGCCGTATGGCAGCGCGGAAAGCAATTTCGGCAAATTGCTGCGCGACGATTTTTTACCGTACCGCGATGAACTGATCATTTCCACCAAGGCGGGCTGGGACATGTGGCCCGGTCCGTACGGCCAGGGCGGCGGCTCGCGCAAATACGTGCTGGCCAGCCTGGACCAGAGCTTGCGGCGCCTGGGCCTCGATTACGTCGACATCTTTTACTCGCACCGCTACGACGCCGACACGCCGCTGGAAGAAACCATGGGCGCGCTGGCCACCGCCGTGCAGCAGGGCAAGGCCCTGTACGTGGGCCTGTCGTCGTATTCGCCGCAAAAGACGGCCGAGGCGGCCGCCCTGCTGAAAGAGTGGAAAGTGCCGTGTCTGATCCACCAGCCGGCCTACAATATGCTCAACCGCTGGATCGAGGAAGACGGCTTGCTCGATACCCTGCAAGAGCAAGGCATGGGCTGCATCACGTTCACGGCGCTGGCGCAGGGTTTACTCAGCGACAAATACCTGGACGGCGTGCCGCAGGATGCGCGCGTCAACCGCCCCGGCGGC of Janthinobacterium sp. PAMC25594 contains these proteins:
- the mgrA gene encoding L-glyceraldehyde 3-phosphate reductase, which translates into the protein MTYHAAENRYDSMPYRTCGRSGLKLPLLSLGLWHNFGDSNNLASQRDMLRTAFDLGITHFDLANNYGPPYGSAESNFGKLLRDDFLPYRDELIISTKAGWDMWPGPYGQGGGSRKYVLASLDQSLRRLGLDYVDIFYSHRYDADTPLEETMGALATAVQQGKALYVGLSSYSPQKTAEAAALLKEWKVPCLIHQPAYNMLNRWIEEDGLLDTLQEQGMGCITFTALAQGLLSDKYLDGVPQDARVNRPGGGSLLQKHLSAENLARVRALNQIAAQRGQTLAQMALAWVLRDARVTSTLIGASSSAQIRENVAALQQLSFTSDELAAIDVQAREGHINLWEGPSRAV